Proteins encoded within one genomic window of Xylophilus sp. GOD-11R:
- a CDS encoding nuclear transport factor 2 family protein, producing the protein MMRRHLVVPAIALAALSTLPALPAFAAGEQDAVARKVEAFRQAQIAGTPEALSPLVSPDLSYSHSDGRVEDRATFIANATTGKSPFTALQYENPVIAVVGDSAVVRFHWMGEQKIVADGRMVPTNLHILMVWQKQGDDWKLLARSATKL; encoded by the coding sequence ATGATGCGCCGACACCTCGTCGTCCCGGCCATCGCCCTGGCGGCCCTTTCCACCCTGCCGGCGCTGCCGGCATTCGCCGCCGGCGAGCAGGACGCCGTCGCCCGGAAGGTGGAAGCCTTCCGCCAGGCGCAGATCGCCGGCACGCCCGAAGCGCTGTCGCCGCTCGTCAGCCCGGACCTGAGCTACAGCCACTCCGACGGCCGCGTGGAAGACCGCGCCACGTTCATCGCCAACGCGACCACCGGCAAGTCGCCGTTCACGGCCCTGCAGTACGAGAACCCGGTCATCGCCGTGGTGGGCGACAGCGCGGTGGTGCGCTTTCACTGGATGGGCGAACAGAAGATCGTGGCCGACGGCCGCATGGTGCCGACCAACCTGCACATCCTGATGGTGTGGCAGAAGCAGGGTGACGACTGGAAGCTGCTGGCCCGCAGCGCCACCAAGCTCTGA
- a CDS encoding citrate synthase translates to MASWIPMDEVCRLLDVRPQTVYAYVSRSKLEVMTDPDQPRRSLYRADDVATLARRKQAGRKHETLATNTLFGAEPSIATALSAFHRGRLYYRGRDAVELAASATLEEAAQLLWGASSALDFGWDAPVHDGKSGRLAAFTALAALAATGHSTRGRVTHVLQQEGQGLVGQLANAFGAKPGRQPLHLRFARGWKQSAFAAEQMRTAMVLLVDHELTSSAFTARITASNGASLPACVLAGLMTLSGPLHGDASGQVRALFNDVERLGEDEVIGHYLSSGLPLPGFGHHLYPDGDPRATALLGLFEPTEVVARFIEKATRLTGLQPNIDVALCALVAHHRLPADAAFGLFATARSIGLLAHCLEQLAVPQVIRPRGRYVGQPLAPMAEA, encoded by the coding sequence ATGGCCTCCTGGATACCGATGGACGAGGTCTGCCGCCTGCTCGACGTGCGGCCACAGACCGTCTACGCCTATGTCAGCCGCAGCAAGCTGGAGGTGATGACCGACCCCGACCAGCCACGCCGCAGCCTGTACCGGGCCGACGACGTGGCCACGCTCGCGCGGCGAAAGCAGGCCGGCCGCAAGCACGAAACGCTGGCCACCAACACCCTGTTCGGCGCCGAGCCCAGCATCGCCACCGCGCTGTCGGCGTTCCATCGGGGCCGGCTCTACTACCGGGGGCGCGATGCGGTCGAGCTGGCGGCATCGGCCACGCTCGAAGAGGCGGCGCAGTTGCTCTGGGGGGCCAGTTCGGCACTGGATTTCGGCTGGGACGCCCCGGTACATGACGGCAAATCCGGCCGGCTCGCGGCCTTCACCGCGCTGGCCGCGCTGGCCGCCACCGGCCACTCCACCCGCGGCCGCGTCACCCATGTCCTGCAGCAAGAGGGCCAGGGCCTGGTCGGCCAGCTGGCCAACGCCTTCGGCGCCAAGCCCGGCCGCCAGCCGCTGCACCTGCGCTTCGCCCGGGGCTGGAAACAGTCGGCCTTCGCGGCCGAGCAGATGCGCACGGCGATGGTGCTGCTGGTCGACCACGAACTCACCAGCTCGGCTTTCACCGCGCGCATCACCGCCTCCAACGGCGCTTCGCTGCCGGCCTGCGTGCTGGCCGGGCTGATGACCTTGTCGGGCCCGCTGCACGGCGATGCCTCGGGCCAGGTGCGCGCGCTGTTCAACGACGTCGAGCGCCTGGGCGAAGACGAAGTCATCGGCCATTACCTGTCGTCCGGCCTGCCGCTGCCCGGCTTCGGCCACCACCTCTATCCCGACGGCGATCCGCGCGCCACCGCCCTGCTCGGTCTGTTCGAGCCGACCGAGGTCGTCGCCCGATTCATCGAAAAGGCCACCCGGCTGACCGGGCTGCAGCCCAATATCGACGTGGCCCTCTGCGCGCTGGTGGCGCACCACCGGCTGCCGGCGGACGCGGCCTTCGGCCTGTTCGCCACCGCCCGCAGCATCGGCCTGCTGGCCCACTGCCTGGAGCAACTGGCCGTGCCGCAGGTGATCCGGCCGCGCGGGCGCTACGTGGGCCAGCCGCTGGCGCCGATGGCCGAGGCCTGA
- a CDS encoding 2-hydroxyacid dehydrogenase, with amino-acid sequence MKPQVLQLNPILVPAINDQLASLYQVHKFFEIDDQPGWMRDNGPAVQAVITGGHTGISRPMLEQLPALKVVAVNGVGTDAVDLAYCRERGLPVTATLGALTEDVADLAIGLLIAACRNICAGDRFVRAGQWELHPQPSAIPLARRFSGMRVGIVGMGRVGRAVATRAAAFGCPISYTDLRRMDDLPYAFVPGLVDLAAQSDALVLCAAADQAEGIVDAAVLDALGPRGFLVNVARGRLVNEADLCAALEAGRIAGVGLDVFVDEPRVPAVLRQSEHATLQAHRASATWETRTAMAQMVADSVAQALAGERPAMSLTT; translated from the coding sequence ATGAAACCTCAGGTCCTGCAACTCAATCCCATCCTCGTGCCGGCGATCAACGACCAGCTCGCGTCGCTCTACCAGGTCCACAAGTTCTTCGAGATCGACGACCAGCCCGGCTGGATGCGCGACAACGGCCCGGCAGTCCAGGCCGTCATCACCGGCGGCCACACCGGCATCTCGCGGCCCATGCTCGAACAGCTGCCGGCGCTCAAGGTGGTGGCGGTCAACGGCGTCGGCACCGACGCGGTCGACCTGGCCTATTGCCGCGAGCGCGGCCTGCCGGTCACCGCCACGCTCGGCGCACTCACCGAAGACGTCGCCGACCTCGCCATCGGCCTGCTGATCGCCGCGTGCCGCAACATCTGCGCGGGCGACCGTTTCGTGCGCGCCGGGCAGTGGGAACTGCATCCGCAGCCCAGCGCGATTCCGCTGGCGCGGCGCTTCAGCGGCATGCGCGTGGGCATCGTCGGCATGGGCCGGGTGGGGCGCGCGGTAGCCACCCGCGCGGCCGCCTTCGGCTGCCCGATCAGCTACACCGATTTGCGCCGCATGGACGATCTGCCCTACGCCTTCGTGCCCGGTCTGGTCGACCTGGCCGCGCAGTCCGACGCGCTGGTGCTGTGCGCGGCCGCCGACCAAGCCGAGGGCATCGTCGATGCGGCGGTGCTCGATGCACTGGGACCGCGCGGCTTTCTGGTGAACGTGGCGCGTGGTCGGCTGGTGAACGAAGCCGACCTGTGCGCGGCGCTGGAAGCCGGTCGCATCGCCGGCGTGGGCCTGGACGTTTTCGTCGACGAGCCCCGGGTGCCTGCCGTGCTGCGGCAATCCGAACACGCCACGCTGCAGGCGCACCGCGCCAGCGCCACCTGGGAAACACGCACCGCCATGGCCCAGATGGTGGCCGACAGCGTGGCGCAGGCCCTGGCCGGCGAGCGCCCGGCGATGAGCCTGACCACCTGA
- a CDS encoding fumarylacetoacetate hydrolase family protein, with the protein MNRFVIPPAAPATLAVTGSDQVFPVGRVYCIGRNYPWTAGEARPADMPGWFMKPADAVVPAQGVLAYPPETTEFCHEIELVVAIGRGGHDLDPARVEADHVWGYAAGLDLTRRDLQQHAKRVGGSWEPAKAFDRSAPCTPLVPASVCGHPRRGAVWLAVDGQDRQRADIADLLWPVGELVAMLSRSVTLMPGDLVFTGTPVGVSALQPGQVVTAGVAGIGELSMTVGARPARAADRTPTPSEEIHS; encoded by the coding sequence ATGAACCGATTCGTCATTCCCCCGGCTGCACCCGCCACGCTCGCCGTGACCGGCAGCGACCAGGTGTTCCCGGTCGGCCGCGTGTACTGCATCGGCCGCAACTACCCGTGGACGGCCGGCGAGGCGCGCCCCGCCGACATGCCAGGCTGGTTCATGAAGCCGGCCGACGCGGTGGTGCCGGCACAAGGCGTGCTCGCCTATCCGCCCGAAACCACCGAGTTCTGCCACGAGATCGAGCTGGTGGTGGCCATCGGCCGTGGCGGCCACGACCTCGATCCGGCACGCGTCGAGGCCGATCACGTCTGGGGCTACGCCGCCGGGCTGGACCTGACCCGGCGCGACCTGCAGCAGCACGCCAAACGGGTCGGCGGCTCCTGGGAGCCGGCCAAGGCCTTCGATCGCTCGGCGCCGTGTACGCCGCTGGTGCCGGCCTCGGTCTGCGGCCATCCCCGGCGCGGCGCGGTCTGGCTGGCGGTCGACGGCCAGGACCGCCAGCGCGCCGACATCGCCGACCTGCTCTGGCCGGTGGGCGAACTCGTCGCGATGCTGTCGCGCTCGGTCACGCTGATGCCGGGCGACCTGGTGTTCACCGGCACGCCGGTGGGCGTGAGCGCGCTGCAGCCGGGCCAGGTCGTGACGGCCGGTGTCGCAGGCATCGGCGAACTTTCCATGACGGTCGGCGCGCGCCCCGCGCGCGCGGCCGATCGCACCCCCACACCATCGGAGGAAATCCACTCGTGA
- a CDS encoding SDR family oxidoreductase: MSEDNKQSKIALVTGAGSGIGRVTALGLLEDGFIVVLAGRRAEPLQTLVADAASRGQTALAVPTDVTDPASVQALFDTIEKTYGRLDVLFNNAGVNAPAIPMDELPLEKWFATLNTNVTGVYLCARAAFGLMRRQSPQGGRIINNGSISAHVPRPFTAPYTVSKHAVTGLTKSLALDGRAFNIVASQIDIGNALTELSERMTRGVLQANGTTAPEPMMDARHVADAVRHVAAMPLTANILNMTVMASSMPFVGRG; the protein is encoded by the coding sequence GTGAGCGAAGACAACAAGCAATCAAAGATCGCCCTGGTCACCGGCGCCGGCAGCGGCATCGGCCGCGTCACCGCACTCGGTCTGTTGGAAGACGGCTTCATCGTCGTGCTGGCCGGCCGGCGCGCCGAGCCGCTGCAGACTCTGGTCGCCGATGCCGCATCGCGCGGACAGACGGCGCTGGCGGTACCCACCGACGTCACCGATCCGGCCAGCGTGCAAGCCCTGTTCGACACCATCGAAAAAACCTACGGCCGACTCGACGTGCTGTTCAACAACGCCGGCGTCAATGCACCGGCGATTCCGATGGACGAACTGCCGCTGGAGAAGTGGTTCGCCACGCTCAACACCAACGTCACCGGCGTCTACCTGTGCGCCCGCGCCGCCTTCGGGCTGATGCGCCGGCAGTCGCCGCAGGGCGGCCGCATCATCAACAACGGCTCCATCTCGGCGCATGTGCCGCGTCCCTTCACCGCGCCCTATACGGTGAGCAAGCACGCGGTCACCGGCCTCACCAAGTCGCTGGCGCTCGACGGCCGGGCCTTCAACATCGTGGCCAGCCAGATCGACATCGGCAATGCGCTGACCGAGCTCTCCGAGCGCATGACGCGCGGCGTGCTGCAGGCCAACGGCACCACCGCGCCCGAACCCATGATGGACGCGCGCCACGTCGCCGACGCCGTGCGCCACGTGGCGGCCATGCCGCTGACGGCCAACATCCTCAACATGACGGTGATGGCCAGTTCCATGCCGTTCGTCGGGCGCGGCTGA
- a CDS encoding tripartite tricarboxylate transporter substrate binding protein, protein MNKRQSLFQLAAVSAALAFAPMWAQAQGNYPTRPVRIIVPAPPGGAIDIIARVVGDKLAIALGQAVIVDNKPGASNNLGTDQLAKSAPDGYTIGIVGGSHNINKFLFKNLGWDPEKSFEPIVYTHEVPLVFAIYPGIPAKTLPEFITWMKAHPADAKVATSGRGSAQEMAAEMFRMASKTEMLLVPYKGSSAAHPDLLAGRTALYIDTISAIQAQVKGNNVRAIAVSTAKRTQALPDVPTAAEQGLKGYDANTNGGFLAPAGTPAAIITRLNTEINTVLKMPEVRAKLEAAGIEVQGGTPQEYAAVIKSDLAKWGKVVKEANIEPE, encoded by the coding sequence ATGAACAAGCGCCAATCCCTCTTCCAGCTCGCCGCCGTGTCGGCCGCGCTGGCCTTTGCGCCGATGTGGGCGCAGGCCCAGGGCAATTACCCGACGCGGCCGGTCCGCATCATCGTGCCGGCGCCGCCGGGCGGGGCGATCGACATCATCGCCCGCGTGGTGGGCGACAAGCTCGCCATCGCGCTGGGCCAGGCGGTGATCGTCGACAACAAGCCGGGCGCCTCCAACAACCTCGGCACCGACCAACTCGCCAAGTCGGCGCCGGACGGCTACACCATCGGCATCGTCGGTGGCAGCCACAACATCAACAAGTTCCTCTTCAAGAACCTCGGCTGGGATCCGGAGAAGAGCTTCGAGCCCATCGTCTACACCCACGAGGTGCCGCTGGTGTTCGCGATCTATCCCGGCATTCCGGCCAAGACATTGCCGGAATTCATCACCTGGATGAAGGCGCATCCGGCCGACGCCAAGGTGGCCACCTCCGGCCGTGGCAGCGCGCAGGAAATGGCCGCCGAGATGTTCCGCATGGCCAGCAAGACCGAGATGCTGCTGGTGCCCTACAAGGGCTCCTCGGCCGCGCATCCCGACCTGCTGGCCGGCCGCACCGCCCTCTACATCGACACCATCAGCGCGATCCAGGCGCAGGTGAAGGGCAACAACGTGCGGGCCATCGCGGTGTCGACCGCCAAGCGCACCCAGGCATTGCCGGACGTGCCCACCGCCGCCGAACAGGGGCTGAAGGGCTACGACGCCAATACCAACGGCGGTTTCCTGGCGCCGGCCGGCACGCCGGCGGCGATCATCACCAGGCTCAACACCGAGATCAACACGGTGCTGAAGATGCCGGAAGTGCGGGCCAAGCTGGAGGCCGCCGGCATCGAAGTGCAGGGTGGCACGCCGCAGGAATACGCGGCGGTGATCAAGTCGGACCTGGCCAAGTGGGGCAAGGTCGTGAAGGAAGCCAATATCGAGCCGGAGTGA
- a CDS encoding D-amino acid dehydrogenase, producing MKVIVLGSGVIGTSTAYYLARAGADVTVIDRQSGAAEETSFGNAGQVSPGYSTPWAAPGIPLKAIKWMFQKHAPLAIRADGSLWQWRWTAQMLRNCTAERYAVNKERMMRVAEYSRACLQQLRADTGIEYEQRTGGTLQLFRSQAQLDAVGRDIEVLRELNVPFELLGRDELARVEPALAQARDRLSGGLRLPKDETGDCHQFTRKLAELARGLGAKFRFGQVVDGLVVEGGRIAGVRVGGEVLRADRYVVAFGSYSRDLVTPLGIDLPVYPVKGYSLTVPLVDPELAPQSTVLDETYKIAVTRFDQRIRVGGMAELAGFDLGLNPDRRATLELVVKDLFPGGDVERATFWTGLRPMTPDGTPIVGATGYDNLYLNTGHGTLGWTMACGSGRLLADLLTGARPEISTEGLDVQRYTRGRRAAPALSTAAA from the coding sequence ATGAAAGTCATTGTTCTCGGCAGCGGTGTCATCGGCACCAGCACGGCTTATTACCTGGCGCGCGCGGGCGCCGACGTGACGGTCATCGACCGGCAATCGGGCGCTGCGGAAGAGACCAGTTTTGGCAATGCCGGCCAGGTGTCGCCGGGCTACTCCACCCCCTGGGCCGCGCCGGGCATACCGCTCAAGGCCATCAAGTGGATGTTCCAGAAGCATGCGCCCTTGGCGATCCGGGCGGACGGCAGCCTCTGGCAGTGGCGCTGGACCGCACAGATGCTGCGCAACTGCACGGCCGAGCGCTATGCGGTGAACAAGGAACGCATGATGCGGGTCGCCGAATACAGCCGCGCCTGCCTGCAGCAGCTGCGCGCGGACACCGGCATCGAATACGAGCAGCGCACCGGCGGCACGCTGCAGCTGTTTCGCAGCCAGGCACAGCTAGACGCGGTAGGCCGCGACATCGAAGTGCTGCGCGAGCTGAACGTGCCCTTCGAACTGCTCGGCCGCGATGAACTGGCCCGGGTGGAACCCGCACTGGCCCAGGCCCGCGACCGCCTGAGCGGCGGCCTGCGCCTGCCCAAGGACGAGACCGGCGACTGCCACCAGTTCACCCGCAAGCTGGCGGAACTGGCCCGGGGCCTGGGTGCCAAATTCCGCTTTGGGCAGGTCGTGGACGGCCTGGTCGTCGAAGGTGGTCGCATCGCCGGCGTGCGCGTCGGTGGCGAGGTGCTGCGGGCCGACCGCTACGTGGTCGCCTTCGGTAGCTATTCGCGCGATCTGGTCACGCCGCTGGGCATCGATCTGCCGGTCTATCCGGTCAAGGGCTATTCGCTGACCGTGCCGCTGGTCGACCCGGAACTCGCGCCGCAATCCACCGTGCTGGACGAGACCTACAAGATCGCCGTCACCCGTTTCGACCAGCGCATCCGCGTCGGCGGCATGGCCGAGTTGGCGGGCTTCGACCTGGGCCTGAACCCGGACCGCCGTGCCACGCTGGAACTGGTGGTCAAAGACCTCTTCCCCGGCGGCGACGTGGAGCGCGCCACCTTCTGGACCGGGCTTCGCCCGATGACGCCGGACGGCACGCCCATCGTCGGCGCCACCGGCTACGACAACCTCTATCTCAATACCGGCCACGGCACCCTGGGCTGGACCATGGCCTGCGGCTCGGGCCGCCTGCTGGCCGATCTGCTGACCGGCGCCCGCCCGGAAATCAGCACAGAAGGCCTGGACGTGCAGCGCTACACCCGCGGTCGCCGCGCGGCGCCGGCCCTGTCGACCGCGGCGGCCTGA
- the alr gene encoding alanine racemase, which translates to MARPSRALVDLDALRHNYAVARRLHGGGALAVLKANAYGHGALRCAQALQRDADGFAVAFLEEAVALRAGGITGPILVLEGVFDADELRQVQSLALWTVVHHEAQLRMVEDTADIAGLQVWLKIDTGMHRAGFAPADAAAAHRRLMASGKVVAITLMTHFARADEPGQPTTQEQIAVFDAATAGLAGRRSLCNSAGVLAWPEARGDWARPGILLYGADPLPGGVNEHGLRPVMTLQSRVFAVRELQPGDALGYGGGFIAPVTMRVGLVAAGYADGYPRTAPAGTAVAIDGVRSRVAGRVSMDMLTVDLTDLPRSGVGAEVELWGQQVSVNEVAAAVGTISYELLCNVKRVPLVYR; encoded by the coding sequence ATGGCCCGGCCCTCGCGCGCGCTCGTCGACCTGGACGCGCTGCGCCACAACTACGCGGTGGCCCGGCGCCTGCACGGCGGTGGCGCACTCGCCGTGCTCAAGGCCAATGCCTATGGGCACGGTGCGCTGCGTTGCGCGCAGGCCCTGCAGCGCGATGCCGACGGCTTCGCGGTCGCATTCCTGGAAGAAGCGGTGGCGTTGCGTGCCGGTGGCATCACCGGGCCGATCCTGGTGCTCGAAGGCGTGTTCGATGCCGACGAGCTGCGCCAGGTGCAGTCGCTCGCGCTATGGACCGTGGTGCACCACGAGGCGCAGCTGCGCATGGTGGAAGACACGGCCGACATCGCCGGCCTGCAGGTGTGGCTGAAGATCGACACCGGCATGCACCGCGCGGGTTTCGCGCCGGCGGACGCGGCTGCCGCGCATCGGCGGCTGATGGCCAGCGGCAAGGTCGTGGCGATCACGCTCATGACGCATTTCGCCCGCGCCGACGAGCCCGGCCAGCCGACGACGCAGGAGCAGATCGCCGTGTTCGATGCCGCCACGGCCGGCCTGGCCGGTCGGCGCAGCCTGTGCAATTCGGCCGGCGTGCTGGCCTGGCCCGAGGCACGCGGCGACTGGGCGAGGCCGGGCATCCTGCTCTATGGCGCCGATCCCCTGCCGGGCGGCGTGAACGAACACGGCCTGCGGCCGGTGATGACGCTGCAGAGCCGCGTCTTCGCGGTGCGCGAGCTGCAGCCGGGCGATGCGCTGGGCTACGGCGGCGGTTTCATCGCGCCCGTGACCATGCGCGTGGGGCTGGTGGCGGCCGGTTATGCCGACGGGTATCCGCGGACCGCGCCGGCCGGCACGGCGGTGGCGATCGACGGCGTGCGTTCGCGCGTGGCGGGCCGGGTGTCGATGGACATGCTGACGGTCGACCTCACCGATCTGCCACGCAGCGGCGTCGGTGCCGAGGTGGAGCTGTGGGGCCAACAGGTGTCGGTGAACGAGGTGGCGGCGGCGGTCGGCACCATCTCCTACGAGCTGCTCTGCAACGTGAAACGGGTGCCGCTGGTCTACCGCTGA
- a CDS encoding GMC family oxidoreductase yields MSSSRKEFDADLIVIGSGVMGGIIASRVAKAGKSVIILEAGPRVKRADIVETYRNAPVKLSLANMKAQGSGSPFPNPPHIPSTYGKYLVQTGPVSYPTKYLRVVGGTTWHFGSALWRMIPNDFKIKTLYGRGRDWPIGYDELEPYYCEAEAELGVTGYDGQDESGHGGQAWPPRSKPFPMKGFNVPYFMQRMDEMLRPGGYNPVLEPHGRASRPYGNRPVCAGNNNCNPVCPIGAKYDGSMHIDEAERAGAKLLDNAVVYKIEHGADNKITAVNYKKPDGSSHRLTARHFVLAAYAIEGPKLLLMSTSEKFPNGIANSSDQVGRNLMGHTGISMNVMTNEDVWPGQGPTELLVYLNYRDGPFRKDIPSYKTKFRNTVTSSQTASDLLAKGVLGSQLDSEIRRISARSLNVAVDFETEAQPQNRIVPSKTKTDGIGLPVPEIYYSVNDYWNAGRDFGVKDLEKMARLMNADILKMDTKHQDRQHIMGTTIMGDDPKDSVVDRDCRTHDHPNFFIAGTGVMPSSSCMNPTLTGAALSVRIADTLLKEI; encoded by the coding sequence ATGAGCAGCAGCAGAAAAGAATTCGACGCCGACCTGATCGTGATCGGGTCGGGCGTCATGGGCGGCATCATCGCCAGCCGCGTCGCGAAGGCCGGCAAGTCGGTCATCATCCTGGAGGCAGGCCCCCGGGTGAAGCGCGCCGACATCGTCGAGACCTACCGCAACGCGCCGGTCAAGCTGTCGCTGGCCAACATGAAGGCCCAGGGCAGCGGCTCGCCCTTCCCCAACCCGCCGCATATTCCGTCCACCTACGGCAAGTACCTGGTGCAGACCGGGCCGGTGTCCTATCCCACCAAGTACCTGCGCGTGGTCGGCGGCACCACCTGGCATTTCGGCTCGGCGCTGTGGCGCATGATTCCGAACGACTTCAAGATCAAGACGCTCTACGGCCGTGGCCGCGACTGGCCGATTGGCTACGACGAGCTCGAGCCCTACTACTGCGAGGCCGAGGCCGAACTCGGCGTGACCGGCTACGACGGCCAGGACGAAAGCGGCCACGGCGGCCAGGCCTGGCCGCCCCGCTCCAAGCCCTTCCCCATGAAGGGCTTCAACGTGCCCTACTTCATGCAGCGCATGGACGAAATGCTGCGCCCCGGCGGCTACAACCCGGTGCTGGAGCCGCACGGCCGCGCCAGTCGGCCCTACGGCAATCGACCGGTCTGCGCCGGCAACAACAACTGCAACCCGGTCTGCCCGATCGGCGCCAAGTACGACGGCTCCATGCACATCGATGAAGCCGAACGAGCGGGCGCCAAGCTGCTCGACAACGCGGTCGTCTACAAGATCGAGCACGGCGCGGACAACAAGATCACCGCCGTCAACTACAAGAAGCCCGACGGCAGCTCGCACCGCCTCACCGCCCGCCACTTCGTGCTGGCCGCCTACGCCATCGAAGGGCCGAAGCTGCTGCTGATGTCGACCTCGGAAAAGTTTCCGAACGGCATCGCCAATTCGTCCGACCAGGTGGGCCGCAACCTGATGGGCCACACCGGCATCAGCATGAACGTGATGACCAACGAGGACGTCTGGCCCGGCCAGGGACCGACCGAGCTGCTGGTCTACCTCAACTACCGCGACGGCCCGTTCCGTAAGGACATCCCGAGTTACAAGACCAAGTTCCGCAACACCGTCACGTCGTCGCAGACCGCGTCGGACCTGCTGGCCAAGGGTGTGCTGGGCAGCCAGCTCGATTCGGAGATCCGCCGCATCTCGGCGCGCTCGCTCAACGTGGCGGTGGACTTCGAGACCGAAGCCCAGCCGCAGAACCGCATCGTGCCGAGCAAGACCAAGACCGACGGCATCGGCCTGCCGGTGCCCGAGATCTACTACAGCGTCAACGACTACTGGAATGCCGGGCGCGATTTCGGTGTGAAGGACCTCGAAAAGATGGCCCGCCTGATGAACGCCGACATCCTGAAGATGGACACCAAGCACCAGGACCGCCAGCACATCATGGGCACCACCATCATGGGCGACGATCCGAAGGATTCCGTGGTCGACCGCGACTGCCGCACCCACGACCATCCGAACTTCTTCATCGCCGGCACCGGCGTGATGCCCTCGTCCTCGTGCATGAACCCCACGCTGACCGGCGCGGCGCTGAGCGTGCGCATCGCCGACACCCTGCTCAAGGAAATCTGA
- a CDS encoding sugar dehydrogenase complex small subunit yields the protein MNTSREPGAVAPPSAVSRRAVLYSAIAAGTALALGGSAVFGSGEALAAEVESTEFLRLSEFLTGGKPLLAKLATRYRATLAKFDPKFAESVAALQAYVAQAKAANIDELLARPDLSEPLKKSITQIVSAWYLGIVGDDKHVELVAYADALMYRPTNDVIVVPSYGGGPDSWGEKPAGISTTPNAVLKPANPQEKKTS from the coding sequence ATGAATACATCCCGTGAACCCGGCGCCGTCGCGCCCCCGAGCGCCGTCTCGCGCCGCGCGGTGCTCTACAGCGCCATCGCCGCCGGCACCGCGCTGGCCCTGGGCGGCAGCGCCGTCTTCGGCAGCGGCGAAGCCCTGGCCGCCGAGGTCGAGTCGACCGAATTCCTGCGGCTCTCCGAGTTCCTCACCGGCGGCAAGCCACTGCTCGCCAAGCTCGCCACGCGCTACCGGGCCACCCTGGCCAAGTTCGATCCCAAGTTCGCCGAGTCCGTCGCCGCACTGCAGGCCTACGTGGCCCAGGCCAAGGCGGCGAACATCGACGAGCTCCTGGCCCGCCCCGACCTGAGCGAACCGCTGAAGAAGAGCATCACCCAGATCGTCTCCGCCTGGTACCTGGGCATCGTCGGCGACGACAAACACGTGGAGCTGGTGGCCTACGCCGACGCGCTGATGTACCGCCCCACCAACGACGTCATCGTGGTGCCCAGCTATGGCGGCGGCCCCGACTCCTGGGGTGAGAAGCCCGCCGGCATCTCGACCACGCCGAACGCCGTGCTGAAGCCGGCGAACCCGCAAGAGAAGAAGACATCATGA